The stretch of DNA TGTGAATTTGATAAACCTGATTTTTTAATTTTTATCGGTAGTGCCGGAAGTTATGGAAACCTAAGACCGTTTGACATTTTCGAAAGCAAAGCCGCAAGTAATATCGAACATTGCTTTTTCAAAAATGATTGTTATACTCCTATTGATAATATCATATCGTTAAGTGACGTTTCACGTGAAACAATTGTAAATTCTTCAAACTACATTACAACTAACGAGTTAATCTCAAAAGCATATCTTAAATTAAACATTCAAGCTGAAAATATGGAATTTTTTTCAGTATTAAAAGTTGCAAAAGAGTATAATATCCCGGCATTAGGCATTTTTGTAGTCACAAATTATTGT from Caminibacter pacificus encodes:
- a CDS encoding purine-nucleoside phosphorylase; this translates as MKHIKIISSGNEEIFPFALPIGIGLIDSAINLTKLCEFDKPDFLIFIGSAGSYGNLRPFDIFESKAASNIEHCFFKNDCYTPIDNIISLSDVSRETIVNSSNYITTNELISKAYLKLNIQAENMEFFSVLKVAKEYNIPALGIFVVTNYCHKEAHKEYVSNIKKAKEKLIEYLLEKQIIKEVK